The Bifidobacteriaceae bacterium DNA window GTTCGGCTTCGGGGATTGCCGCCTCGGTTGCGGCTTCGGGCTCCGGCGCGTCGTCGGTCACGTCCTCGGGGGACGCTTCGGGCTCTGGTGCCGCTTCGGGGGCTGCCGCCTCGGTTGCGGCTTCCGGAAGCGTAGGCTCTGGCTCTGGTGTCGGCTCTGACGCAGAGTCCGCCGCCGCGGGTTCGTTCGGCTCGGGCTCCGGGGCTGGGAGCGGCGCGACGGCATCGTCGGCGTGCGCTAGCTCCGTCGGTTCGGCGGCTGCCTCCTCAGACGCCGGGGGTTCGGGGATGGGCAGGGGAGCGGCGCGGTCGGGCGGGGTGACCGGCGCGGCGCTGGGGTCAGGGGTGGTCACTGTAGTTCAATCCCATCGATCGTCACGGCTATGGCGGGCCGGCCGTCCGTGCCCCCGTCTTCGGTGCCTGAGGCGGCAACGCCCTCGATTGCTTCGAGGCCGGACGTGACATGCCCAAATACACTGTATCCGCCCTGAATGACGCTTTCCTGGTATGTGATGAAAAACTGCGCCCCCTGGGAGTCTTCGGTTCCGGCGCGGGCCATGGCGATGGTGCCGGGGGGATACACGTCGTCCTCGGGCACGTTCTCAAGCGGACCGAACTGATAACCCGGACTGTCCGTGCCGTCGCCGGTCAGCGAACCGCATTGGAGAACGAAGATGCCGTCGGTGGTGAGCCGGTGGCACGACGAGGCGTCGTAGTAGCCGTCGCGGGCCAACTGGACAAAGTTCGCGGTGGCTTGCGGGGCCGCCGCCCCGTCAAGCGTGAACGCGATCTCCCCGACCGACGTTTGCATGGTGCCGGTCCATTCGCGTCCCTCCGCCAACGACGGGTCCGGCACGGCGGTGTAGGTGGCCTTGCCGTTCCCGGGCTCGGTCGGATCGGGTTCCGGCGTGTAGACCGCGCCCGTGTCGGAAGGCGCCGCGGCGGGCTCGTCGTTGCGTCCGGACAGCGCCGAAGTGATGATCACGGCGGCCAGGCCGCCCACCGCCACCGCCGCGACGGTGACCCCGGCGATAATCTGATTCCGCCGCCTACGCTTGGCTTTTGCGATCATGCGCTGCTGGCGAGCGAGCGCCTTACGGCGCTCACGCTCGCGCTGCAAGTTGCGTTTGGCCATCATGCTCGAAGAACCTCCCCAACCTTGACAACTACCGGCGAGCGAAAAGTCTATCGGTACCAGTCCATTACCCTGGAGAGCGCGTCAGCGGGGCTGGCGTCGAGGCCGCCGCGGCGGTGCGCCTCACGGCCGAAACCCGCTGCCTGAATTGTCTGATCTAGCGGAAAGGCGTCCCGATGGCTGCTCGTCCCCGCCCACTGTCCGGGTTCCCCGAATGGCTGCCGTCCGGCCGGGCCGTGGAGCGTCATTTGATCGACACCTTGGCCCGTGTTTTCGCTTTGCACGGCTTTGTGGAGATCGAGACCCGCGCCGTCGAGCCTTTGGGCGACCTGCTGCGGAAGGGAGAGACCTCCAAGGAGGTGTACGTGCTGCGGCGGCTTCAGGACGCCGAGCGCACCGGCTACGACGCGAAAACGCTGGGTCTGCATTTCGACCTGACCGTGCCCCTCGCGCGCTACGTGCTGGAAAACTCCGGTCAGCTGGATTTTCCGTTCAAGCGTTATCAGATTCAGAAGGTCTGGCGCGGCGAGCGTCCCCAGGAGGGGCGTTTCCGCGAGTTCATCCAGGCGGATCTGGACGTGATCGGGTTCGGGGAGCTGCCCTTCCACTACGAGGTGGAATTGCCGCTGGTGATGGCGGAGGCGCTGGCTGCCCTGGGGATTGGGGACTTCCGCGTGTTGGTCAACAACCGCAAAGTCGCGGAGGGCGTCTACCGAGGGCTTGGCTTGGGCGACAACATAGACGGCATTCTGCGTTGGATCGACAAACTCGACAAGATCGGCGCGGACGCGGTGGCCCAAGGCCTGGTCGAGGAGGGCCTGACCGCGGAGCAGGCCGCGGTCGCGCTCGACCTGGCGGCCATCTCGGGGTCCGATCCCGCCCAGGTTGTGGGCGCCGTCCGGCGCCTCGCCGGGAGAGCCGGGGCGGGCGGCCCCCTGCTGGAGGAGGGATTGGCGGAACTCGGCGCTCTCTTGGAGGCGGCCGAGCGACGCCTGCCGGGGATGGTGGTAGCGGATCTGAAGATCGCGCGCGGCCTGGACTACTACACCGGGTCGGTCTACGAGACGGTGTGGTCGGGGCAGGAATCGCTGGGGTCGGTCTGCTCCGGCGGCAGGTACGATTCGCTGGCTCAGGCGGGCAGCCAAACCTATCCCGGCGTGGGGCTGTCGATTGGCGTCTCGCGGCTGGTCAGCCGGGTGCTGGCGCTGGGGCTGCTGGCGCCCAGCCGGCTCTCCCCGGCGGCGGTCCTGGTGGCGGTGGTGGAGGAGGGCAACCGGACGGCATCGGACTCCATCGCCGCGAAACTGCGGGCGCGGGGGATCCCGGCGGACGTGGCGCCGGCGGCGGCCAAGTTCGGCAAACAGTTGAAGTACGCGGACAAACGCGGCATCCCGTTCGTCTGGTTCCCGGGCGTGGACGGACAAGGCGACCAGGTCAAAGACATCCGGTCGGGCGAACAAGTCGACGCGGACGCGGAGTCTTGGGCGCCGCCGCCGGCCGACCTGGGTCTCCGGTTCGTCCGGCCGGGCGGCTAGGATGCTTAGCCGTGCTACGTACTCATAACTGCGGCGAGCTGCGGCCCGGCCAAATCGGTCAAATTGTCACCTTGGCGGGCTGGGTGGCCTCGCGGCGCGACCACGGCGGGGTTGCGTTCATAGACCTGCGGGACGCCTCGGGGGTGGCGCAGGTGGTGATCCACGACGAGGCGACGGCCCACCAACTGCGTTCGGAATTCGTGCTGCAGGTCAAGGGTCTGGTCCGCGAGCGGCCGGAGGGGAACGAGAACCCGGAGCTGCCGACCGGCCAAGTCGAGGTTCTTGCCGAGGACGTGCTGGTGCTGAACCCGTCCAAGCCGCTGCCGTTCCCGATCGACGACCATGTGGAGGTCGGCGAGGAAACCCGCCTGAAGTACCGCTACCTGGACCTGCGCCGGACCAAGCCCGCCGCCGCGTTGCGGTTGCGCTCCGAAGTCAACCGGGTGACGCGGGAGGTGCTGCATGACCGCGGGTTCGTGGAGATCGAGACGCCCACGCTGACACGCTCCACGCCGGAGGGCGCCCGCGACTTCCTGGTGCCGGCCCGCCTTTCACCGGGCCACTGGTACGCGCTGCCGCAGTCCCCGCAGTTGTTCAAGCAACTCCTGATGGTGGCGGGCATGGAGCGGTACTTCCAAATAGCGCGCTGCTACCGCGACGAGGACTTCCGTGCCGACCGCCAACCGGAGTTCACGCAGCTTGACGTTGAGATGTCGTTTGTCGACCAGGATGACGTGATCCTCTTGGCGGAGGCGGTCTTGCGGGCCGTGTGGCGGCTGATCGGCTACGAGATCCCGGCCATTCCCAGGCTGACCTACGCGGAGGCGATGCGGCGCTTTGGCTCCGACAAGCCGGACCTGCGCTACGGCCTGGAGTTGGTTGAGTTGGCGGAGTACTTCGCGTCGACGCCGTTCCGGGTGTTCCAAGCGCCCTATGTGGGGGCCTTGGTCATGCCCGGGGGCGCCGCCCAGTCGCGGCGGACGTTCGACGCCTGGCAGGACTGGGCCAAGCAGCGGGGCGCGCGCGGGTTGGCGTATGTCACCATTTCCGAATCCGGCGAGCTTGGCGGTCCGGTCGCGAAAAACATTTCCGATGCCGAACGGGCCGGTTTGGCCGCTGCGGTGGGCGCCCAGCCCGGCGACTGCGTCTTCTTCGCGGCCGGGGCGCCGGGGCCGTCCCGCGCGCTGCTGGCCGCGGCCCGCGCCGAGATCGCGGCGCGTCTGGGCCTGGCCCGCGAGGGGGAGTGGTCCTTCGTCTGGGTGGTCGACGCGCCGCTGTTCAAACCGGTCGGCGAGGACGACGACGTGGCGGTGGGCGGCGGCGCCTGGACGGCCGTGCACCACGCCTTCACCAGCCCCACCCCGGAGTGGATCGAGCGCTTCGAAGAAGACCCGGGCGCGGCCCTCGCCTACGCCTATGACATTGTGTGCAACGGAAACGAGATTGGTGGCGGGTCGATCCGGATCCACCGCGCGGACGTGCAGCAGCGTGTCTTCCAGGTGATGGGCATTGGCCCGGCCGAGGCCCAGGAGAAGTTCGGCTTCTTGCTTGACGCCTTCCAGTTCGGCGCCCCGCCGCACGGCGGGATCGCCATGGGCTGGGACCGGATTGTGGCCCTGCTATCCGGCGCGGATTCGATCCGCGACGTGATCGCGTTCCCGAAGTCCGGCGGCGGCCTGGACCCGCTGACCGGCGCCCCCGCGCCGATCACACCCCTCCAGCGCAAGGAAGCCGGCGTCGACTTCAAGCCGAAGGCTGACTGACCGGCCTCTCGCTACTCCAACAGCAACGCGACCAGCGGAGCCGGCACGGCCCAAACCGAATTGGTGGTGTCCAGCACGCTCTTGGTCGCCACCAGGCCCCGTCCATACTTGCCCGCCAGCGGTCGCGATTCGCCTTTCCAGCCTGCGCCCACCCATTTCGATTCGATTGGCACGGACCAGGCCATGTCTACCCCTGCCGGCACTCGCGCAGGCGCCAGGTCGATTTCGCCTCCAGACGCGGTGCGGGCGAAGCCAATTGTGTCGTCGTCGGACCACCGCCCTTGGTCCAGCGAATCGATCCGGCGTGCGAGGGACACTCCAAGAGCCGCTTCCGTCAGCTTGGTGAAATCAGGGGCGGGCAAACCCGCGCTGACCATCGATGGCAGCCACGCAAGGATCGGATCGGTCAGATAGACCTTATGCTGCGACCCGTTCACAATGCGCCCTGAGTCCGCGCGTTGATGGCAGCGCAGCGCCGCGTACGACCTGACCATACGGGCCAACCGCCGTTCCAACGAATTGCGACTGCCGTAGTTCAGCTCCTCCGCCAGGTTGGTCATGTTGAGCGGGCTGGTCATCCGGTCGGCCAGTTCGACCAGCAGCAGCGGGATCGACTCGCGGGACGCATCCTCGTCAATGTCGGTGCGGAGCCACCCCATCAGATCCTCGGCGAACGCTCCGCTGACCGCCCCGGTGGCGGAGTGCTCCGCCACAGCGCGCGGGAATCCGCCGCAAGTCAGGTAGTCCTGCCACGCCAAGTCGTAGTCGTCGACGCTATAGATGGCGGCGGCCAACTCGCGGTGGACCGCACTGGACGCCAACTCGCTTGGGTGCACCCGTTCCGGGCGCTCCAAGCCCGGCTTGACGGCCGCCAAGTAGTCCCGGAACGACATCGGCATCAATTGCCGGATCCGGCGCCTGCCGCCCGAACCGGCCCTCCCGGCCATCAGGTCGCCGTGGATTTGGGAATTGCCCGCCCATCTGCTCCCGGTGGCCACAACCGTGTCCGCGCCGAAGCTGGAAAGATCCCGGGCTTGTTTCAGGACGCCGGTCCACCCCGGCACGGCGGTCACCTCGTCAAAGAACCAAATCCGGCGAAGCTCCCCGGCGGAGTCAGCGGACGCCGTCAACGCGCGGGCCAGCGTCAGGGTGCGACGCAGGTCGCGTTCCCGCATTCCCTCGCAGGAAATGTGGATAATCTGCCGCGGATCGATCTCCGGGCGGGAGCAGAGCGTCGCGATGGCGTCAATGAGGGCCACAGACTTTCCGACCCGGCGCGGCCCGGTGAGCACGACCAAGCTGTCGTCGAGCGGCTCGGTCGCTATGTCGGACAGCACAGTCGGCCGGTAGCCAAGGTCGAAGTCCGCGCGCCCCCTCAGCAGGCGGTGGTAAGGCATCCACGCGCTGCGGTCCCCGCCCCGTGCGGCGGCCGCCCACCAGGGGTTGGAGGCCACCAGAATCTGGCGGATTTCATCGTCTCGCATTCCTCAAGCATAGCCGGGCGGAACAAAAGGGGAGGGGTTTTGATGCGGCGGCGGAACAAAAGGGGAGGGGTTTTGATGCGACGGCGGAACAAAAGGGGAGGGGTGTGGAACGGAGAACGATGCCGTGGGGCGGCCCGACGGCATCGGCGGCGGGCGTTTTAGTGCTTTAGCGAGAGCCTGTCGTGGAGGCGGGCGAGCGGGCCCGGCGCCCACCAGTTCCACTTGCCCAAGATCGACATGGTGGCCGGGACCAGGAGCATCCTGACCAGGGTGGCGTCGAGGAAAACGGCCAGGGCCAGGCCCAGGCCGATCTCTTTGATGATGACCAGGCGGCCGGCGGCGAAACCCAGGAAGACCATGACGATGATCAGCGCCGCGGAGGTGATGATGCGGCCGGAATGCTGCAAGCCTTCGCTGACCGACAATTGCGGGTCGTGGTTGGAGTCCCAGGACTCCTTGATCCGGGAGATCAGGAAGACCTCGTAGTCCATCGCCAAGCCGAAGCCGAAGATCAAGAGCAGCACCAAAATGTAGCTCTCAATCCCGTTCACGGCGGTGAAACCGAGCACGGAGCCGAGATGCCCGCCCTGGAAGATCCACGTGACCAAGCCCAGGCAGGCGAGCAGGGACAACCCGTTCGTGATCAGCGCCTTGAGCGGGATCAGGATGGAACCGGTGAAGAGGAACAGCAGAATGAACGCGGCCGCCACCACAATGCCGAGGGCGACCGGGCCGCCTTTGGCCAGTTTGTCCTCGAAGTCAGCCAGACGCGCGGCCGGGCCGGTGACGTGGATTTCGAAGTCCTGCGGGGCCAGGGACCTGATCTTCTTCACCGCCGCGCGCGCCTCCGGGCCCTCCGGATCCTCGGCGGTGACGGCCAGGACCACTTCCACGTAGCCGTCGCGTTGAATCGCGGCCGAGCCTTCGGTTTGGCCGCCCGCCGCGCCCGCGTCGGCCTTCTCCAACTCGGTCCCCTTGATGGAGTCGAGCTTGTCTTGGGCGAACTTCTCGGTGTCCGGCAGACTGCCGGTTGAGATCACCTGGATGGAGTCGACTCCGGACAGGGGGTAGTTGTCCTCCAACTCGTCCAGGAAGGCCCGTTGCGGGGAACTCGACGGCAGCAACTCGACCGTCGAGTTGCGCAACTCCAAATCGCGGATGGGCAGCGCCAGAAGAATCAACACGGCCACCACGCCGCCCATCACCCACCACGGGCGCTTCTGGACGGCGCCGGCCAGCTTGGAGAAAACGCCGGTGTCCGGTGACACGTCTGAGGCGCGGGCGTACAGGAACGACAACACGGGAACCCGGCTGAGCCACGACGGCCGGATCAGGCGGTGTCCGGCCAGCATCAGCAGACCGGGCACAAGGGTGGTGGCGGTGCCCAGCGCCAACAGCACCACGATCAACCCGGCCAAGCCAAAGGTGCGCAAAATGGACGCGTCGAAGGCCATCAGGCCGGCCACGCAGACCGCGATTGTCAACGCGGAATAGAAGACGGTCCGCCCGGCCGTGGTGACGGTGGCCCGGACGCCGCCCGCGACCGCGGTCTTGACCTGGGCATGGTCTTGGAGGTCGTCCGCCCCCAGGCGGCGCACCTCCTCGCGGAACCGGGAGACGACCAGCAGGCCGTAGTCGATCGACAGGCCGACTCCCACCAGCGAGATCACGTTGATCACCGACGTGTGGATGTCGGTCACGTAGGTGAAGCCGAAAACAACGCCCATGCAGGTGAGGATCGAAGCCAGCGCGCCCACCACCGGCATGGCGGCGGCCAGGAACCCGGCGAAGACAAGCACCATCACGATCAGCGCCACCGGCAGGGAGATGAATTCGCCCAACTCCAAGTCGTGCTTCATGTCGTCGATGATCTCCGTCAAGATCAGATGCTCCCCGCCCACCAGCACTTTGACGCCGTCGACGGCTTTGGGCAGTTCCTCCGCAGCCTGGTGAAGCCGGGACACCACGGCCGTGACCGCGCGATCCTCCTCCTCTTCCGTGAGGTCCTTGGCTATGTCAACCGTCAGCAGGAAGCCGTCCTGGTCTTTCGCCACCAGACCCCGCACCAGCGGATTGGCCAGCGCGCACTGGGCGGCTTTGGGGCTGGTCGGCGCGAGTTCCGGGTCGCCGCAGAAAGAGGGGTTCAGCGGGTCGATCACCAGCGGATACGCGTTCTCGCCGGGATTCGTGGCAATGCCGTCGATCTTTGACAGCTCGCTTCTCACGTCTGCCAATTCGGAGCCGATGATCCCCACCGCCGCCGTGTCGGCGAGGTCCAGCCCGCTGACCGCCATTGTCACCGATTGCGACTCCGTGGCGCCCGCCTCGATCAGCGCGTCGGCGGTTGCGGAGTCGGAGTCCGTGGCCTGGGGGGCGCCCGAATTGACCCGGTCGAACAGGCCTTCCCCGGTCACCCCGAAGACCGCCAAACCAAACCCGCCTGCCGTCACCGCCGCCCATGCGACCACCGTGATCAGCGGATGGCGGATGATGCCGTTGGCCAGGTGCATGAACACGGGTTCAAGGCTATTGCATTCGGGAAGACCGTTTCAGGGGGCACCGGTGGAGGCCACGCCCCGTCCCGGCGGGCAAGCCGCGCCGTCCGGCCTTCCCGCCGTCCGGCCGCCAGCCCCTAGGCTTGGCCCGTGGATCTGTTCGACTCCGCACTGGCTTCGCCGGCCACGGGCGAGGTGGACCCGAGGGCGCCCCTGGCCGTGCGCATGCGCCCGCGCAATCTGGACGAGTTCACCGGGCAATCCCACCTGCTGGCGCCCGGTTCGCCCCTGCGGCGGCTGATCGAGCCGTCGGCGGCGGGCGGCGGCGGCCGCTCGGTGCCGTCCTCCGTCATCTTGTGGGGGCCCGCCGGCAGCGGCAAGACCACGCTCGCGTACCTGGTGGCGCGCGGTTCGGGGCGCCGGTTCACCGAATTGAGCGCGGTGTCCGCCGGGGTCAAGGACATCCGCGCCGTCTTGGAGCAGGCCAGACGGTCGCTCGCCACCGGGGAGGAGACGGTCCTGTTCATTGACGAAGTCCACCGCTTCTCCAAGGCACAGCAAGACGCCCTGCTCCCGGCCGTGGAGAACCGCCTGGTCACACTGGTCGCCGCCACCACGGAGAACCCGTCCTTCTCCGTCATCTCGCCGCTCCTGTCGCGGTCGCTGCTTTTGACGTTGGAGCCTTTGGGGGACGACGCGATTGGCGAACTGGTCGACCGGGCGCTGACCGACCCGCGTGGCCTGGACGGCACCGTGTCTTTGACCGAGGCGGCGCGGACCGCCCTGTTGCGTTTGGCCGGCGGCGACGCGCGCCGGGCGCTGACCATCTTGGAGGCGGCCGCCGGAACGGTCGCCTTGGGCAAGGACCAGGCCGTGGTCGACTTGGCGGAGATTGAACGCGCGATCGACGTGGCCGTGGTCCAATACGACCGCGAGGGCGACCAGCATTACGACGTCACCAGCGCCTTCATCAAGTCCATTCGCGGCAGCGACGTGGACGCCGGCCTCCACTACTTGGCCAGGATGATCCAGGCTGGGGAAGACCCGCGCTTCATAGCGCGGCGTCTGATCATCTTGGCGGCAGAGGACGTCGGCATGGCCGACCCGTCGGCTTTGCTAACGGCGGTGGCCGCCGCCCAAGCCGTCCAGATGATCGGCCTGCCGGAAGGGCGCATCCCGCTCGCGGAGGCGGTGGTCCACCTCGCCACCGCGCCCAAGTCGAACGCGGTCTACGTCGCCATCGACGCGGCGTTGGCGGATGTCCGGGCGGGGCGCGCCGGCCCGGTTCCGAAGCACCTGCGGGACGCGCACTACCCCGGCGCGGGCGGCCTGGGCCATGGCGAGGGCTACCAGTACGCGCATGACGCCCCGCACGCGGTCGCCCCCCAGGTCTACGCCCCGCCCGGGGTGGACGATGCCGTGTATTACCGACCCAGCGACCGCGGCTTCGAGCGCCAGGTCGGCGAGCGCCTGGAATGGGCGCGTTCGATCCTGCGCTCCGCCCGCCCGGATTCGCCCTGACGGTTTCGTCAGGCGGTGATGGCCTGAACCGCCTGGTCCGCCTCGTCCACCAGGGCGCGGCTGGCGGCCTCGGCGGCGGCCCCGTCCCCGGCCGTGATCGCTGCCGCGATGTCGCCGTGGAGGCGCAGCGCGGCCGGGTTGGCGGTCGAGGGCATCAAGGACTGCTCGGTCCGCCCCCGCAGGACCGCCTCCACCACCCCGCCCAGCGCGGCGAACATGGGATTGCCGGAGGCGGTCAGCAAAGCGCGGTGGAAGCGGATGTCGGCTTCAAGGTACTCGGCGCCCGTCGCCTGGCGGGAGTGGGCCACCAGGCTGATGGCCGCCTCGGTCAGGGCCGCCCATTGCTCCGGCGCGGCCTGGGCGGCGGCCAGGCGGGCCGCGGCCGGTTCGACGGCCGCCCGCAACTGCGACAGGTGGTGCAATTGGGCGGCCGTGTCCGGGCCGCGCAAGCGCCAGGCGATCAGTTGGGGGTCGAAGGCGTGCCACCGTTCCGGCGGGTTGACGACGGCGCCAAGCCGCCGTCGGACGGTCACCAGGCCCATCGACTCCAGCACGCGGACCGCCTCCCGCGTGATGGTGCGGGAGGCCTTTTCCGTGGTCACGCCGTCATCCAAGGCGATTCGGCTGCCCGGCGGGTAGGCCCCCGCGACTATGCCCATGCCCCAGGCGTCCAGAACGCGATTGTGAAGCGACACCGCATCGGCCATGCGTCAATTGTCGCACATATGGGAGTTGACGCTGGAGAAGGACCGGCGCGACCCGTAGGGACCGGCGATGTGACATACATCACGGCGGGACTACTTGACATAAGGATGCCAAATGAGCCATGCTGTACGGAGAGCGTAATCCAAAGTGGGAGAGCGTTCGCAAGATAGCTCCGACCGTTCCCGCGCCGTCGCGGTGAACCGGCCCACAATTGCATCAACATCCATTCCCTCGAGAGCCAAAGGACACTGATGTTCACAAGCACACTGGCCGGACCGGCCCTTTTAGCGGCCGATGCCACGGCCAAAGCCCAACTTGACCAAGGCCGCCTGATCGCGTTCGCGGTCATCGGCATAGGCCTCCTGGTGGCCTTGATCACCTGGCTGAAGATCCACCCGTTCGTCGCCCTGTTGATCTCGGCCCTCGTGATCGGGATTGGCGCCGACTACGGCGCGGCCGCCACGATCACCTCCTTCACGGCGAGCTTCGGCAAGACCATGGCCGACGTGGGCATCCTGGTGGGGCTTGGCGCCATGTTCGGGAAGCTGCTGGCGGATTCTGGCGGCGCCGACCGCATAGTCGAGACCCTGGTGGCTCATTCCTCGAAGCGCTCGCTGCCCTGGACCATGGCGCTGGTCGGCGCGTTGATCGGCCTGCCCATGTTCTTCGAGGTCGGCCTGGTACTGCTCATCCCGGTCATCCTGTTGGTGACCAAACGGTCCAAACTGCCGCTCATGCGCATCGCGATCCCCACCTTGGCGGGCCTCAGCGCCATGCACGGCCTGGTCCCGCCACACCCCGGTCCCCTGGCGGCTCTCGCCAACTTCGAGAACGGCAACCTCGGCTTGACCTTGATGTTCGGCGTGCTGGTGGCCATCCCGACCGTCATCATCTCCGGCCCGCTGTTCTCCATCCTCGCGGCCCGCTGGGTCCCGGTCGGCGTGCCCGCCTCCATGAACGCGCTGATCGGCGCGTCCAGCCCGGACGGTCTTGGCGACGATGCCGAGCCGGCGGCAGAGGTGACCACGTCGCGGCCGTCGTTCGCGGCATCGGTCACCTGCGTGCTGCTGCCTGTGGTCCTAATGCTGGCCAACGCGATCTACGAGATCGCCAACCCGGACCCGGCGGACGGCGACTGGTTCGGCGCCTTCCTGGGCTTTGTCGGCAAACCGACCGTGGCCCTCGCGATCGCGCTGCTGGCGGCCATGGTGGTGTTGGGGCGCGGCGGCAAGATGCCGTGGTCCAAGGTCAATGAGTCGACGGCGGCGGGGCTGCCCGCCATAGCCGGCATCATCCTGATTGTGGGCGCCGGCGGCGGCCTCAAAGGCGTGCTGGTGGACACGGGGATAGGCGACGTCATCGCGAAGTTCGTGGAGGACTCCGCCATCCCGATCACGCTGCTGGCGTGGCTGGTCGCCGTGATTGTGCGGATCGCGACCGGCTCCGCCACCGTCTCGATCGTCACCACGGCGGGCATCCTGGCCCCCGCCGCGGCCGGGCTGGGGGGCGCCGAGGTCGCCTTGCTGGTGCTCGCCATCGGCGCCGGGTCTGTCTTCTTGTCCCACGTCAACGACGCGGGCTTCTGGCTGGTCAAGGAGTACATGGGCGTCTCCGTGGGCCAGAACTTCAAGACGTGGTCGCTGATGGAATGCGTGCTGTCCGTC harbors:
- a CDS encoding GntP family permease translates to MFTSTLAGPALLAADATAKAQLDQGRLIAFAVIGIGLLVALITWLKIHPFVALLISALVIGIGADYGAAATITSFTASFGKTMADVGILVGLGAMFGKLLADSGGADRIVETLVAHSSKRSLPWTMALVGALIGLPMFFEVGLVLLIPVILLVTKRSKLPLMRIAIPTLAGLSAMHGLVPPHPGPLAALANFENGNLGLTLMFGVLVAIPTVIISGPLFSILAARWVPVGVPASMNALIGASSPDGLGDDAEPAAEVTTSRPSFAASVTCVLLPVVLMLANAIYEIANPDPADGDWFGAFLGFVGKPTVALAIALLAAMVVLGRGGKMPWSKVNESTAAGLPAIAGIILIVGAGGGLKGVLVDTGIGDVIAKFVEDSAIPITLLAWLVAVIVRIATGSATVSIVTTAGILAPAAAGLGGAEVALLVLAIGAGSVFLSHVNDAGFWLVKEYMGVSVGQNFKTWSLMECVLSVTALVFVLIVGIFV